The Oxyura jamaicensis isolate SHBP4307 breed ruddy duck chromosome 5, BPBGC_Ojam_1.0, whole genome shotgun sequence region AAAAGACAGTCCAGGTCTTTGATTGACCTTACCTCGGACAGTACCTGGGATCAGCAAAAACCTCACTTGTTTCCTAAATCGTGCCTGAGGCCCAAAAGTGCTTCATCTCCCTGGATTCCTTCCATCACCATCCCTCAGCCCTTCAAAATGACACTGCGGGAAGCTCGCAAAAAGTCCCAGCTGATGAAGTCATACTTGTTTCTTGAACTAAACAATCCGAGAGACAAAAGGCAAAGCCAGGATGAAGCTGAATGTCAGAAACAATTCCGGGCACAGCCTGTACCTGCCCATGTGTTTCTGCCCCTTTATCAGGAAATAATGGAACAGAATGAGATTCGCAGGCAAAtagcaacacagaaaagaaaggagctgctgctttccactCAGCGGCCCTTCAGTTTcctggagaaggaggagaaaaagaaagaagctatCAGACAGAAGTTCCTGGCAGCAGCAACCCCAAGTGAGAGCTCAAAACCGAAGCAAGCCAGTCGAAAAGTTCCTAAATCCACATATGACCCACTTCTTGGAGATAAACTCAAAGGTAAAGTGCCAGGGCTCTTCCTGTATAAACAGCTCCCTGACTATCCCTTACTGCCTGGGAGTTAAGGCCAGTATCATTACTTCCTCTGGTATTGTCTGGTCTCCTCTGTATCACTGCTCATTACATTTCATCTAGAGACCCTTAAGGTAGAGTGTCCTAAATTTAGCAGTCTTGTGGTAGCGTCAGCTCTGGCAGTTCTGCACTACTCCCAAACACACGTGGGTACACTGAGCTCTTCAGACAGGTTTCTGTGCCCTTTTTGCTGCATATTGTGATAGTTTGGGCATGCTTCCCTGAACTGAATTCCATATTTTTAGTTAGACTAAAGGGTCTTGCATGATGTGTGTGTGGTACaagcatgaaaacaaatgtaatgcCAAAAGTATCTACCCAAGGTCCATGCAGTATCTTGGAAGTGGTAATTTTACTCCCACTGTCACCTGTGCTGCACAGAACCCCTGCAAGAAATATATTTCCTGAGCCCCAGTCAGGCAGTTAGTCTGGTTCTAAGCAATAGTGCAGCAGTCCTGTCTCTCCTGCCATTCTCTGATGTTTTCAGTTACCTTACCAGTTACTCTTCACCTTCTTATTAAGCACTGAAACACGTGAGGGAGGTGACTAGGGCCATTCTAGTCAGAGAGATGATCAAGGAAGTTGTCCTGATACTCTCTTTCTTTCAAGTGGCTTAAGCTTAAGCACTCACAGTTGCATGTTTGAAGTAAACAATACAGACTTAACACTTAGTATAGGAGACAGATCAGTCCTTCGGTCCTTAATGGTTATCATCGCttttctcacactttttttttttttttttaccgttTCCCATTGAATTCTTCTTGCATAAACACcagttttcatcagaaaaacTTACGTTGTACACTGCTATGTAAAATGGATTGGAAGGGTAAAAGAGAGCAAGGGATAAACCactgttctgtttctgtctgtCATATGAGAAGGAGGGGGGAACAAACATTTCATACCTCAATCAATGCAAACTTATAAACAGACTCCAAAAAATCTTACGTTGCAAAGAgcagtattgatttttttttttctaaaagtgaaaaacaaaaaaacaaaacataattttgtcTACACTTTCATAAACATTCAGTGTTGCACAGTAAAGGACACAGTCTGACATTATACccctgaaacattttttctatggAAAGTTTGTCACAGAAGTCACAAGATAGGATCCATCCACCAAATCCTCCTtacttaaaatctttttttcagaactaaCAGTGCTGGCTGTTAAGATAGAAAAGCCATCATCCATTATGAATAGGCTTGAAAAGCCTGTTTGGATCACCCATCAGTTTAAGGACATAGAGTCCCATATGAAAAGTAGAACCTTCATTAACACATCTGCAAGACAAAGAGGCACAATTACCTGGTACTCCTCGGAAAAGGAATAGGAGGAGAAGGCCAGTTCAGTAACTTACTCTGTGAGAAGGGAAAGAGATATCTAGAGATTAATGCCTAAGAATGAGACATTACCATGGTTCTTCATGTTCCTTCGAATTTCTTTCCTGGGAGGCAGAGAAAAGAGGAGGTGGAAAGTGGAGAAAGAACACCAGATGCCAGTTCTCTCTCCTGTGAGTAGCTGCCATCATAAAGAAAAGCTTAGAGTTGTCCAGTGACGATTTGGCAGCCTTTTATGTCACTCTTATTAttctcattgttttgtttttgattccTTAGAAGCTGAACTCTACAGAGAAATCCGCATTCAGATGAGAGCCAAGGATTTGCTTGAGAGCTCTGTAGCTCCTATAGATACCAGCAACTGTCGGAGGAAGCCTCAGTCCCGAACTGCCACTAAAACTAAGCAGGAAAAACTTGGCTTCTTGCAGGACAAAAGCTTCAGCTTCACACCAAGGATTAATCCAACAATACCAGATTTTGAAGAACTTTATTGGGCATTTCAGAGGGAAGCAGTAAGAAGACAGGAAGTCAAAGAGGCAACTCGTAATAAGCCATTCAAGCTACGAACCTCCAATCTCCGTagcaggcagaggcaggctAATGAAAGGATAAAGGTGAGATGACCAGATATTTCTGTGGTACTATTCTCTGTGATAAAGATGGCAAGTTCTTAAATGTATAGcatttatttatgcatatttCATGTCCTTCAGTGAGACCTGTGCCCTTGCCTTGGGAGTACTGCAGAATTCTAGTACAAATCGGAGAACAAAGTTCTACACAGAGAGATGAGCTATGGCAGCTAAGCTCAGCCACCCTTCCATACTCCTAACCAAGTCTCCTTCCCTCTCacccctcagcctctccccatgTAAACCCATACTGGtggaagagagaagaatgaGTGCACTGCCTACATACCTCTGCCTGTTCTCTCTAGTAGACCAAGAACAGAGGACATTCTATGCTGTGAACAAACACACTGAATAAAGTTCAATTTCTTTCAGGATTCTCATCAACTTTCCAAAGTTTCGATGCAAAAAAGTTGTTCTTTGACTgcactttcctctctctcttccaaCACCCTTCCAGTGCATATTACAGATGCAACAAGAAAAAGGGAATCTGCTATTAGGTAAGTAAAAACGTTTGTCTGCAAGACCATACACCAACTAATgactgaaatggagaaaaaaataataatgttttcccTCATCACATCAACAATACTTTTCCTAAATGTTTCTCTGTAGTCTTCTTTCCTTGTTAATTCTTATCCTGCCTCCCAGTTGCTTTGGGAGCTACATACATCTATgtctgaaattttgcttttctccttggaGGATTACAAAACTGAAACTGCCAGCCAGCATGCAGCCTGGCATTGTTAAGTGAGCTCATTGCTTACTTTCTCCTGTACAGATGCTcccaagaaagcaaaaaggaaggagaCAAAGAAGGAATTCATTGGCTGGAAGAAcggaaaaagaaatatcaagCTATCCGTAAGTCAGTGAACAGCCGAGCAAAAGCCCTGGATCCACATAAAAGTCTGGATGAAACACTCAAGGAGAAGTTGAAACAGAACTGGTCAGTATCCTGTTCTGCACAGAgataaatgtttgctttggtAACTGGGGATTATCAGATGATTTTTTAAGAGGAGTTGGGTCTAAGATCCTTCATTCCTAACCTGAGTTTTTTGGCTGCCATACCTATTCcacattcatttgttttttttcacagtcCCACGCTACTCTTTCCAAACAGAATAGTTTCCTCTTAACATCAGTAGAGACGATTTTGTACAAACAAGCCAACTGAAATGTCTCCTTTGGTAAAGCACATAAAACACATAAGGCAAGATTTTGTCAAAACTTGAACACTGGTTCTCTTCTTACACTCCAGTAGTAaagcttgctgagggtgcataGCTCACTAGCAACAGCAGTGTTTTACCCAGGATTTGGAATAAGGACAATTCCCAGAGCTATTTAAAGGACAAAATGGTTGTTGAGAATTCCTGGTTCCTGATCAGCTACAGTCAGAGGGAACCTGTATTAGACAGggaaattttccatttcaggcAAAATatgagagagagaacaaaggaATACAGAAAGGAGCTGGAAGAAATGCAGCTGCGAGTCAAGAACAGACCATACCTCTTTGAACAGGTCACCAAGGTAACTGGTCAAAGTTCCAGAGTGTTTCTGGGTGACAGGATACATTGTCTTTCGTTTAAGACAGGCATTAAGAAGTCTAGTACCAAGCAATTCATCGATGAGAGGGTGCAAATGCTCGTATAGTCTCTGGATTACGCTTAAATAATACATGGGACAGCCACCCAAGTGTTACTTAAACTCCTTCCCATGACTTGAAAAACACTTGTACTTACTTATTGGTTGTAGAGCTTTCCAATGCTTACTATATATTGCAATCAAAATATATCGTCTGATCAAAATTAAGGCCTTATCACACCAGAAACTATACGAATGCCTATTCTGCACCTCAACACCATGGCCTGCAGtccagaaatttatttttttaaaaaaccctCTCCAGTTGAGCACTTTTACTGTGTAACTCCAGTGCTACTGGAAAAACATGAATGATTGTTAAATCACTTATATCACCTGCAAGCTCGGCTGTCTGTGGTTGCATTAAGCACATCTCACCATCACACAGTACCTACCATCTGCAAATCTATAGTGCACTTAAGtgtagataaaaaaaatattttatagaaagtATATTTCcctcagttttctctctcagttCTGTCTCCTTGCAGTTTTGATAGATACCTGGTTAGAGACATACTGACAATACATAACTATATGCTGATTTAAGGTATCTCAATAGAAATATCCTTTTGGCTTAAACTTTCTGTTCAGGTGAGCAGTTAATGGAAGCAGAGAACACATTTGTATGATAAATTTCGGtaacatttctgtttgtcaGGTTGGTAAGAATTTACCAGTATTGATAACATGAACTTAGCTGGAGAcaagatttctgtctttccaTACAGAACACGTTTATCTTTAGAAACCAGCCACTCCCTCTGGAAAGCCTCAGTTCAAACTACATTAATTTGCAAGGTTTATGCAGAGGCAGTGAAGATATAGGATCCAGGATGCTTGGTTTTCAACTTCTTGAATATGAGCTGATGTGAAGCTATTTCACAAGCTCTGTTTGTTGAACTCCACTGTGGTTAGTGCTTACACATTACAAACCAACATGCTTCCAGAATTTCTCACAACCCTTTTTTGCACATATGCTCAACCTGAGTGTCAGAGTCAGGATTCAGACACAAGTGTGCTACTGTGTTAAGACTGGAACGCTGTAGAAGCAGgagaacagaagaacaaagtgaaaaagaacagaagcaggaaaaggTGAGCTCCAGCTTTGAGAGATATGGGGGACATTCTCCTAGTATTCAGTTTTGATATTGTACCCTACGAAGGACAAACATTCTGGACGTGGACTTTGCTGTTCTCTTGTTCTCATTAGGAGTGTCAGCCATAAACTTTAAAACAACTTGACTTGGCTTACAGGAAAGCCCCAGTTCTATATGCTTATTGTTTAAGTTTCAATTTCATAGCATGATGCCCGTCAAGGAGCAGAGCGTCGCTACAGACACACCCTCCAGCATGTTGGGCTAAGTGAAgaatttgtaaggaaaaaaggagaagatgCTACTGACTTGCTGGAAGAAGAATCTGACATTCACAGGTAATAATAACTATGCAGTAGAGCTCTTTTGCCTTTGatcagaaagcttttctttttttcatagaaGCATTCCTACATGTAGTGGAGGAAAAATTACTGTTAACTGTTAACTCTTCATTCACTCATGACCATATCTGCTTCTTCCTCCCATAAGGAAAAAGCAATAGTctttctatattaaaatatctCACACAGAACGCTACTCCTCTGTAATTAAGCATCATGGTTCCTCAGTCTTGACTTCCATGACTGCTAGGCAGGCCCTCTATTTCTTATGCATGGGACAAAGCAGCAAGTAAGCACTGCAAACCATTTCCAGTGTTAGACAATCACTATTTCTGCAGAGTGTCCCAGCCTCAGAGTGAAAAGAACGACTGCACTGTAGAGGAAGGAGAACCTCACGAAgaacagagaggagaggaaaacgCAACGTAAGATCTAACAGAAGAATCCATGGATCATCTCTTGATTTTTTGAATTCAAGATTCTCCAGGTTAATCCTCAGGAACTTTCTGGTTTCGGCTGACAATAATTGCTCTGGGGTAAGTGAGATGGGAAAacttaataaaggaaaaaaggactGACTGTCGTTTAGAGCACATTTTGTCCAACCCAGGAAACCTTGCAGCCCCCCTTAGTCTTCACAAGTGTGAAGCGATCATGTGAGCgatttccctttctttaaaaggactgcatgaaacaaaacaacaagtTAAAAAGGTTGAAGCACTATCTCTGGATAAAAGTAGACATGAAAGATTGAAGAGGTGCATCCTCTAATGTCAGCTGCTTGTGTTCATGCCACGGAAGTGCTAGGAAAGGGAAGAGTCCTTTTCAATGTGCTAAGCCTTGGTTTATACATAACTGGGGTAGAATGACTTTAAACAAGGAATTTCTACAAAAATAGTGAAGAGTTGATCTACCCTGGGAGAAGACTCATGGGGAATTTCTTCTTGAGCCTGTTAACTCTTCATTCACTCATGACCAGatctgcttcttcctcccttaaggaaaaagcaatagtctttctatattaaaatatctCACATAGGCCATGATTTGAAGCTTTGTTTTAACTTCTTACCAATTTAGGTCATTAATttggcctgaaaaaaaaacacaaccaaaagtATGGAGAAGGTTATAAGTAAACAATGCATCACTTTGGACTGCTATTGTCCTAATTCTACTATTACTGTGATATCAAAAATGGACTTTGGTGCAAGCGAGATAAGGTATTATTTGTCAATGTGTCACTCAAATGCCTGGGTATAATATCTTAATTGGTATGGTTCACACATTAATCATCTTCCTGTACCTGGTAATAATAAGAGTCTCATGAATACAAACCGCTCCCACCCATTTTCTGAGAATCATGGTATCAAAGCActttgaaattataaaaaaataataaatggctATCAATGTTTCTGCATTGTCCAATTTCTTTATCAATCTTTTCCTCACTTAAATGGAAATTGtgtctttttcatcttcattagCTCTAATTATTTCTCCTTATATAATAACACTACCTCATTGTCAAATCAGAAATACGGTAGCTGTAAAAGCTAGCGCATTAGATAAAGATATAAGACTGAGATCATGGCATTTTAAATCATAGCAAAGCATTAGATCCAGGAATTTAGGGTCCCAGGTTTTCAGGCTGCTATGTTAAGACTTACTTACACAGAGATCAGTTCATGCTGGTACATAGCTGAGTGCATTATGTTGCAGCAATCCTTACTGACTCAAAGAATCTCCAACAAACCTAAGCACgggcttctgtttttcctttttttttcctctctctttttctagTTGAGCTTTCTACATAACACATCTTCTGAGTGTCGTATCCCAGATTCAAATACTGTCCTTCACTAGAGAAATTACCAAGTGTTTGAGAGCCACTTCCTTTCCTTTAGAGGCTTAAGAACCTGGGAAGGTTCTTAAGGAAGGATGTTACCAGTGCACCAGTTTCTACATAGGCTTAGTTATGTAGGGCACACAAAGGCGGTTCTTTCCCCTGTGTACCATGGAAAAGAGCAGAGATGCAATCATATTGTCACCATGCCCTGTCGAGttgaaagaagaaggaaggaaagatctCTCTCATGCTACAAGTCTCTGATCTACAGGTCCACTGGAGTTTATGTGAAAAAATGTGGAACAGCGGGAGGAAATTAGCACACATTTTGATCTGTGTTTACTAGTACCTGCATCACAGGAAACTActaattgaggaaaaaaaaatcagtattaaaaaatCCCAGAAGGAAGACTAAATTGTACTTGGTTGAGTAGTAATTAATATCTTCCAAGTGCTGGAGTTTGGGAAACCCCACCACTAGAAACCTTCTAATGACAAACCTAGGAAGCCTCATGTCCTGTTTTCACACGTCCCGAATTTAGCTTCCTGGTTCCTGGTGACTGAAACATGGTCATGTTCCATATTCAGTTACTGTATTCCTCTGTATCCTGCATGAATGCGTACAGTTTTCATCACCAGCAACTGACTTGCTAACCTGCTTTATCAAGCTTATTCCAGTAAGTCTACAGTTAAAGCATGTTGTACAAACTCATAACTACCTTAACTATAAACAGCTCAGCCAGCAGTTTCTGGAGTGCTCATCTTTCTGATGACATCTACTTTGAAACTGGTGCCAACCTTAGTACCACCCAAATCCACACCTATACACTGTGAAGTCTTGGCTAAAACTGGTTGCTAGTTTCCATAATAATACTTGATGCTGGAAAAATAGATTTCCAAGCATGTGAGgtgtaaaggaaaacattaaggAAGGTTAGAAAGGTTTGAATACAGTTAATATGTGATATTATATCATGTGCCTTTAACAAATACTAAAGTGTCATGCACAATTACAGTAACAGATAAGCCCAAGACTTTGTTATTGGCCCTTATTATTGGCATTGGTCCCTaaactgaaaatgctgaaatgctgaTGAAAGTAAAAGCATCTCACCAAGTAACTGAAATTCACTAGGGACCTTTCTTGGTAAACAAAGTGTTCTGAAAGTACAATTATTACATCTCTGGTTGTTAATCTCTTAATACACCTCAAAAATGGTATGGGAATAAAGAATTCCCACTTTTGTTCTGGAATTTTGCATcatatgaaaatgttatttttagttaaaagaATTACAGACTATTCAACTGGGCAACTGAAAGAAGACATCTCACTGGAGCATCTCCCTGTTAAGGTGATGATGAACTAATAAGATGGTGTACAAACTACATCAGATCCTGATTCATGGACACATGGTTCTTCTTCTGCAAGAACCTCCAAATCACGCTACCTTTACCAACAGCAGCACTACCTTTACATTCTGCTGGGGAACAATATAAACTCAAAGCATCACCTTCACATAGGAGCCATAACAGGTGCATAGTATCTTAGCAAAATCCTGCATTCTTAGTAGTGCTAATTCTGAAGAAAGTCTGAAGTTaacaaaaagtcaaaacatCTACATGGTAGACTCATTTATAGCGCTTCATATATCAAGCaacttttcaaggaaaaagcACCTGGAAAAGAACACAGCAAATGTAATTAAATGATATCAAGTagtacatttatttcagatattaaGTCAGCTTCTGACAGTGAGATGTATTAGAATATAGTCTCTGAAGGTAAAGGATGGAAGGCCTGTTCCTCAAGATACTGGGTGTTTGCACAGTGCCTAGCACAATGAGGTCCCGGTCCTTAACTGGGCTTCTAAGTGCTCCAG contains the following coding sequences:
- the FAM161B gene encoding protein FAM161B — protein: MEGPQGPAGSGPGVWRRGQAQGPGDVSQRAAGAGAPSHASGNKRQSRSLIDLTSDSTWDQQKPHLFPKSCLRPKSASSPWIPSITIPQPFKMTLREARKKSQLMKSYLFLELNNPRDKRQSQDEAECQKQFRAQPVPAHVFLPLYQEIMEQNEIRRQIATQKRKELLLSTQRPFSFLEKEEKKKEAIRQKFLAAATPSESSKPKQASRKVPKSTYDPLLGDKLKEAELYREIRIQMRAKDLLESSVAPIDTSNCRRKPQSRTATKTKQEKLGFLQDKSFSFTPRINPTIPDFEELYWAFQREAVRRQEVKEATRNKPFKLRTSNLRSRQRQANERIKDSHQLSKVSMQKSCSLTALSSLSSNTLPVHITDATRKRESAIRCSQESKKEGDKEGIHWLEERKKKYQAIRKSVNSRAKALDPHKSLDETLKEKLKQNWQNMRERTKEYRKELEEMQLRVKNRPYLFEQVTKHDARQGAERRYRHTLQHVGLSEEFVRKKGEDATDLLEEESDIHRVSQPQSEKNDCTVEEGEPHEEQRGEENAT